One part of the Eucalyptus grandis isolate ANBG69807.140 chromosome 10, ASM1654582v1, whole genome shotgun sequence genome encodes these proteins:
- the LOC120288719 gene encoding uncharacterized protein LOC120288719: MRKRWSNWWFRTLMWLAYLVADSIAMYAFGLIAKSQINGGTSDSEVDAYGDLSAFWAPFLLLHLGGPDTITAFALEDNELWHRHLLNLLVQLGTACYVFYQSLSSNKLIVPTILVFIGGTIKYIERTRALYLASFSKFRGSLLSSVDAIRDGDAAIKMMPGTNDESRDVGEQKKTDLDDGVVIIAASFYFTTFKGLLADLPFTFNQMNQSREFFQGITAKDAFRVIEAELNFFYDVLYTKAAVVHCTTGYFFRAISVVSVVTAFALFHVLNKYGFHEYDIRITYTLLLGAVGLEFVALSLLICSDWTIAKIGTSEKHGKSLFRKSIFIKFLPKFKSESSPFALDILHARWSRSISQYNLIDSRLSRWPKWIEKLLGLISLGEFFEDLKPRRVAQYSEKLGDLIFDQLKRKNLDDLDLQGVKKICAARGEWALKHSETEQDCTDLLPFICDFDYDASLLLWHVATELCYNTDSDESTDTDTEESRNNRENSKILSDYMLHLIIKQPNMMSGVAGFGEMRFRYTCADMDKFLTKNFSNWSKTNEMKESACKILVSDEPGVDRPKWDHRQVIRSVLFDACEVAGKLRRIHKEKRWRIMSEVWVELLGYAAVHCRPYAHAQRLSEGGELVTLAWLLMAQIGFYQHMQEV; the protein is encoded by the coding sequence ATGCGAAAGAGGTGGTCAAACTGGTGGTTCAGGACTCTCATGTGGTTAGCTTACTTGGTTGCCGACTCGATTGCTATGTATGCCTTTGGACTCATTGCCAAATCCCAAATCAATGGTGGTACTTCAGACTCCGAGGTCGATGCATATGGTGACCTTTCCGCATTTTGGGCTCCATTTCTTCTGCTACACCTCGGAGGACCAGACACCATTACCGCTTTCGCGCTTGAGGACAATGAGCTGTGGCATAGGCACTTGCTTAATCTCTTAGTCCAACTAGGCACTGCATGCTATGTGTTTTACCAATCCCTTTCCAGTAACAAGCTAATTGTCCCAACCATCCTGGTGTTTATTGGAGGAACCATAAAATATATAGAGCGAACACGTGCTCTGTATCTTGCAAGCTTCAGTAAATTCCGTGGTTCCCTGCTCTCGTCTGTTGATGCTATTCGGGATGGCGATGCTGCAATAAAGATGATGCCGGGGACAAATGATGAATCCCGAGATGTTGGAGAGCAAAAGAAAACCGATTTGGACGACGGAGTAGTGATAATAGCCGCGTCTTTTTACTTCACAACTTTCAAGGGCCTCCTTGCGGATCTCCCATTCACCTTCAATCAAATGAACCAAAGCAGGGAATTTTTCCAGGGGATAACCGCAAAGGATGCTTTTCGGGTCATTGAGGCTGAGCTCAACTTCTTTTATGATGTTCTTTATACCAAGGCTGCTGTGGTTCACTGTACAACCGGGTACTTTTTCCGAGCGATATCAGTTGTCTCTGTCGTTACtgcttttgcacttttccatgTCCTGAACAAGTACGGTTTTCACGAATATGATATACGGATTACATACACCTTGCTCCTTGGAGCTGTGGGCCTGGAATTTGTAGCTCTTAGTTTGCTCATTTGTTctgactggacaattgcaaaaatagGGACGTCTGAGAAACATGGTAAAAGTTTGTTTAGAAAAAGCATATTCATTAAGTTCCTCCCTAAATTCAAATCCGAAAGCTCACCATTCGCATTGGATATACTACATGCTAGGTGGTCTAGATCAATCTCCCAGTACAATTTGATAGATTCTCGGCTGAGTAGGTGGCCAAAATGGATTGAGAAACTCCTTGGTCTCATTTCTCTGGGCGAATTTTTTGAAGACTTGAAGCCTAGACGAGTAGCACAATACAGTGAAAAATTAGGTGATCTGATTTTTGATCAACTGAAACGGAAGAACTTAGATGACCTTGATTTACAAGGCGTGAAAAAGATATGTGCTGCTCGAGGTGAATGGGCTCTAAAGCATTCTGAAACAGAGCAAGATTGCACAGACTTGCTTCCATTCATCTGTGATTTTGATTATGATGCAAGCCTTTTGCTGTGGCATGTTGCCACCGAGCTTTGTTACAATACTGACAGTGATGAAAGTACCGACACTGACACTGAAGAAAGTAGGAACAATCGTGAAAACAGTAAGATCTTGTCAGATTATATGCTTCATCTTATAATCAAACAACCTAATATGATGTCCGGGGTGGCTGGGTTTGGTGAAATGAGGTTCCGATACACTTGTGCTGACATGGACAAGTTCCTCACTAAAAATTTCTCTAATTGGAGCAAAACGAACGAAATGAAGGAAAGTGCGTGCAAAATTCTCGTCTCTGATGAGCCAGGAGTGGATAGACCTAAATGGGATCATAGACAGGTAATCAGATCTGTGCTTTTTGATGCGTGTGAGGTCGCTGGAAAATTGCGGAGAATTCACAAGGAAAAGAGGTGGAGGATCATGAGCGAAGTGTGGGTGGAATTGTTGGGGTATGCTGCGGTTCACTGCCGACCGTATGCACATGCTCAACGACTAAGTGAAGGAGGAGAACTTGTCACATTGGCTTGGTTATTGATGGCACAGATTGGCTTCTATCAACATATGCAAGAAGTCTAA